In Brassica napus cultivar Da-Ae chromosome A3, Da-Ae, whole genome shotgun sequence, the sequence TATGTTGTACTGCTACTCTTGACATGCAGTTACTGCGTTTTAGTTTAACTCTAATGATACAACGGTCTGTAGCAGATCGATATGTCCCTCCACTTCGAAATCATAAGCTTTTAACAATGATCAAAGCTAACCGTGACTACAACGGATCTAATTAACAATACTTAGGTCAAACTTAATTTGCAAACTCTTCGTTTACAAACTACAATGATTTGTTCTATCCAAAAAGTGTAAGACAGAGACGAATTATTTTGTCAACCGATAAAGTTGATTATTCCTTTTTTATATTCttgtcattttattttattagattggtttaaaatatatatttaggttTTAATAGTTGAGTGTTAAGCCAATTTCAGCTttaaatactcttttttttttatatatatgacgTTTTAGgattgtgcacatagattaagaaatatttaatttctaaacaaaaacatcattaattgttTATCTAACcataatttaaccaataataaaataaaaactataatattattGGTCATCTATCATTAATTAGTAATacattttacatagaaaattgaaaacgtcaaataatttgaaacaaaaaaattcctCTAAAacgtcatatataaaaaaacgggGAGTATACATTTACATTATTGGGTTGGTAGCATATTCAAGCAAGTAAATCTATAAATGCGTCATGTATTGTGTGTCaggttttaataaaatcaaaatttgaaaagtCTAAGAAAAGAAATCTATACTGTTTGACATAAGGTAAAGTTGATTATtccttcttattttcttatcatttgattttatttcattattttcaaatatttctccAGGTTTTGATAGTTAAGTGTTAACCATTTACAGCTTTAAATAtacgttttattttttatttatcagcTGGTGGCATAACCGATGGTCATCTCTTATCCTCCAAgattattaaaatcaaaaattgaaaagtcaaaaaaagaagaagaagaaatccatAGTGTTTGACATAAGGTATTAGAACGCGTTAAAACATCATTaatcaaacttttttaaaataaaacttgctTGTATTTGTGCTAACAGTCAAGTGGCATAAACCGTAAATACTCTCAAATCCTAGTGGCATTTTCCACTGTCTTTTCTCTTTAAAAccatttctttctctctttcttattaCATAAAACTTTTGAACCAGACAAAGAAAAGAAGCTTAAAGAGAGACACAGAGAGAAAAGAATGAGAGGACTCTCGATCATCGCGATTCTCACCGTCCTCTGCCTATTCTCCGCCGCACACTCCCAGTCCGTCGATTTCGCCGCCGATTTCATGCCGTTCGAGACAGAATGCACTGGTTCCATCGCCGAGTGCTCGACGGCGACGGCGGAGTTCGAGATGGACTCTGAGATAAACAGGCGCATCTTAGCTACGACGAGGTACATTAGCTACGGTGCGCTGAGGAGAAACACAGTTCCATGCTCACGCCGCGGCGCATCTTACTACAATTGCCGACGTGGAGCTCAGGCCAACCCTTACTCTCGTGGCTGTAGCGCCATCACTCGTTGCAGGCgatgatctctctctctctctcctttctctGTATCTcaaattcttttgtttttaattatatacaattttcagatctctcttttttgttgttTCCTGGTGGTTGGTTACttatgtttataatttcattGCAATACAATTTCGTAAAGTCAATTTATCAATTGTCGATGATGATTACATCTGTGAGTTTGATTTATGACCAGATAGAGAATATGGAACTATGAACTATCTGTGCTGAACATTTCTGAGTAgtttatcaaaattataataattaaataggTAGTTTAATAATGTGCATGTATGTTTTACTGCATGTGCTGAAGAAACAACAGATGTTCATCATATGGGgaatatatgtaatattaaaattatagttGTTCAAATGGAGAAAACCTATGACGGGGTgaaatcaaatttgatttacAGGAATATTTTCTTAAGTATAATTTTATGTATGAAAATGAATAAttgtttttctcaaaaaaaaagaaaagaataattgtgtagaagagagagaggggcAATAATTAGGATTGGTTGGGAGCCAACTAAACAAAAGGGGCAGCTTCACATGCAACACACTTTCGGCAGAACCCCACACGTTGGCGTATTTATTACGCGTTTTTTCCTCCTGTATTCTTCTTTCATTTATAATGTGAATTCATCATCTTTTAGAActtaacattatttaaattactTCTATGTTTAAAAAACTACTATTATTATAGCTCTTTTTCAAATGTAATTGTGTTCAAAGATAAGAAGAATTCGTTAATTTTCAAGGGTTTGAAAAGAATAATAGTATAAGATATAATACTCATTTACTCCCATAATTAGAGGAAGACTGATTTAGATAAAGAAAAAGCAGCATTCAAATATGAATACAGTACagcaaagattaaaaaaaaaaaacacaacaaattAAAGACACCTTTAATTAAATGCATGATTAATTATTTGATGTTCCTCGGGCCCTCAATCGTTTTGCCCCGTTTACATAGACATTGAAGAGGGGTATTATGacgaaatattttgaaaaaaatgggTTTGGAGTTTGGACCGCTTACTCTTATTACCTCATGACAGGCATACACCAGCTCATCACCAGATGCTATTGATAAATCGATAATGATAGATTGATAGCGTAATCAAAATGACATTtgcat encodes:
- the LOC106440031 gene encoding protein RALF-like 33 — translated: MRGLSIIAILTVLCLFSAAHSQSVDFAADFMPFETECTGSIAECSTATAEFEMDSEINRRILATTRYISYGALRRNTVPCSRRGASYYNCRRGAQANPYSRGCSAITRCRR